The proteins below are encoded in one region of Amycolatopsis magusensis:
- a CDS encoding sugar phosphate isomerase/epimerase family protein, giving the protein MTIAPEFKIAAAPISWGVCEVPGWGRVLDAPVVLGQMAELGVRATELGPPGYLPRDPARLRELLESHELRLIGGFLAVALHSGPAAAVAAAEESAALFAACGAEVLVLAAATGLDGYDERPALTAAEWRTLLDTAAKIRDTAAAHGLRTVLHPHVGTHVETEAEVEGFIADSDLPLCLDTGHLLLGGTDPVELARRHPDRIGHLHLKDVRADLADRVRAGELAYTDAVGQGLFVPLGDGDVDIEAMVRSVHAAGYTGWYVLEQDTALGPDGDEVPMRDTARSLVHLDNIVSRLAAA; this is encoded by the coding sequence ATGACAATCGCACCGGAATTCAAGATCGCCGCGGCACCGATCTCCTGGGGGGTGTGCGAAGTCCCCGGCTGGGGCCGGGTGCTCGACGCGCCGGTGGTACTGGGGCAGATGGCCGAACTGGGCGTGCGCGCCACCGAACTCGGCCCACCCGGTTATCTGCCAAGGGATCCCGCGCGGTTGCGGGAATTGCTCGAAAGCCATGAACTTCGCCTGATCGGCGGTTTCCTCGCCGTCGCACTGCACTCCGGACCGGCCGCCGCGGTGGCCGCCGCCGAGGAGTCGGCCGCCCTGTTCGCCGCCTGCGGGGCCGAGGTGCTGGTGCTCGCCGCGGCCACCGGGCTCGACGGCTACGACGAGCGCCCCGCGTTGACCGCCGCCGAATGGCGCACGCTCCTCGACACGGCGGCCAAGATCCGGGACACTGCCGCAGCGCACGGCTTGCGCACCGTTCTGCACCCGCACGTGGGGACGCATGTGGAGACCGAGGCCGAGGTCGAGGGGTTCATCGCCGACTCCGACCTGCCCCTGTGCCTGGACACCGGGCACCTGCTGCTCGGCGGCACCGACCCGGTCGAACTGGCCAGGCGCCACCCGGACCGGATCGGCCACCTGCACCTCAAGGACGTCCGGGCGGACCTCGCCGACCGCGTCCGCGCCGGGGAACTGGCCTACACCGACGCGGTGGGCCAGGGCCTGTTCGTCCCGCTCGGGGACGGCGACGTGGACATCGAAGCGATGGTGCGGTCGGTCCACGCGGCGGGCTACACCGGCTGGTACGTCCTCGAACAGGACACCGCGCTGGGGCCGGACGGTGACGAGGTCCCGATGCGGGACACCGCGCGCAGTTTGGTGCACCTCGACAACATCGTCAGCCGATTGGCGGCTGCGTAG
- a CDS encoding Cgl0159 family (beta/alpha)8-fold protein produces MSLSDDRWRELLRVRATDPGAVNRAYAARRRRERLLSPSGTLFLVAADHPARGALGVGDDPMAMADRRSLLARLLIALENPAVDGILGTPDVVEELLLLDALHDKIVIGSMNRGGLAGADWEIDDRFTAYTARSIADFRLDGGKLLLRLVDTDPGTVPTLQASAEAVTELASYGLMAMVEPLPYQRDGAGKLVLQRDSASLARAVTVASGLGVTSAHTWLKLPAPQDPVMLDATTLPVVVLGGVPSGDPAADLASWGAALRHDVVRGLVVGRSLLYPPDGDVGGAVDAAARVLEKSR; encoded by the coding sequence GTGAGTCTTTCCGACGACCGCTGGCGCGAACTGCTGCGCGTGCGGGCGACCGACCCCGGTGCGGTGAACCGCGCGTACGCCGCACGCCGGCGCCGGGAGCGGCTGCTCTCGCCGAGCGGCACGCTGTTCCTGGTCGCCGCCGACCACCCGGCCAGGGGCGCGCTCGGCGTCGGCGACGACCCGATGGCGATGGCGGATCGCCGGTCGCTGCTGGCGCGGCTGCTGATCGCGCTGGAGAACCCGGCGGTGGACGGCATCCTCGGTACCCCGGACGTGGTCGAGGAACTGCTCCTGCTGGACGCGCTGCACGACAAGATCGTCATCGGCTCGATGAACCGCGGTGGGCTGGCGGGCGCGGACTGGGAGATCGACGACCGGTTCACCGCCTACACCGCCCGGTCCATCGCCGATTTCCGGCTGGACGGCGGCAAACTGCTGCTGCGGCTGGTCGACACCGATCCGGGGACCGTGCCGACGCTGCAGGCCAGCGCCGAGGCCGTCACGGAACTGGCGAGCTACGGCCTGATGGCCATGGTCGAACCGCTCCCCTACCAGCGCGACGGCGCCGGGAAGCTGGTCCTGCAACGGGATTCGGCCTCGCTGGCGCGGGCGGTGACGGTGGCTTCCGGGCTCGGCGTGACCTCGGCGCACACCTGGCTGAAGCTGCCCGCGCCGCAGGACCCGGTGATGCTCGACGCGACCACGCTGCCGGTGGTCGTGCTCGGCGGGGTGCCGTCCGGGGATCCCGCCGCGGACCTGGCTTCCTGGGGCGCGGCCCTGCGGCACGACGTGGTGCGCGGGCTGGTGGTCGGGCGGTCGCTGCTCTACCCGCCGGACGGTGACGTGGGCGGCGCGGTCGACGCGGCGGCCCGGGTTTTGGAGAAGAGCCGATGA
- the iolD gene encoding 3D-(3,5/4)-trihydroxycyclohexane-1,2-dione acylhydrolase (decyclizing), whose product MKLTTAEALIRWLLAQRSETLAGDEVPLFPGVFAIFGHGNVLGIGTALSRFRDELPVWRGHTEQGMALAATGFAKAADRRQVGVVTSSIGPGALNMVTAAGVAHANRLPLLLLPGDTFVNRAPDPVLQQVEHFGDATATVNDAFRAVSRYFDRVTRPEQLVATLPQVARVLTDPADAGPVTLALPQDVQAETFDFPDSLFETVVHRVPRPRPDARELADAAAVLRSAERPLLVLGGGVRYSGAGARALTFAERHGIPLVETTAGRTLVPHDHPLYGGPLGITGSTSANALAGAADVVFAIGTRLQDFTTASWTVFDESVKLVTLNAARFDAVKHGALAVVGDADASLAELDLGDWRVDAAWSARAASERARWDAHITSLRSASGEPTYAQVVGVVNDLSAPGDYVMTASGGLPGELIGGWRGGGEVAMDVEYGFSCMGYELAGAWGAAMALPDRVVTTLLGDGSYLMLNSELFSAAFAGHPFVAVVCDNDGYAVIARLQEGQGGTPFNNQYADCRTVHGEPPRVDFAAHAEALGCLVFRAGSVVHLRSAYQKAREAAAAERRPAVVVIRTRPDAWTDAGAWWEVGVPTSLSGHPDLVAGKSRQLRHTRR is encoded by the coding sequence ATGAAGCTGACCACGGCCGAAGCGCTCATCCGATGGCTGCTCGCGCAGCGTTCGGAGACGCTCGCCGGTGACGAAGTGCCGTTGTTCCCCGGGGTGTTCGCCATCTTCGGGCACGGCAACGTGCTCGGCATCGGCACCGCGCTGAGCCGGTTCCGCGACGAGTTGCCGGTCTGGCGCGGGCACACCGAGCAGGGCATGGCGCTGGCCGCGACCGGGTTCGCGAAGGCGGCGGACCGGCGGCAGGTCGGCGTGGTGACCTCGTCGATCGGGCCGGGCGCGCTGAACATGGTGACCGCCGCCGGGGTCGCGCACGCGAACCGGCTGCCGCTGCTCCTGCTGCCCGGCGACACCTTCGTCAACCGCGCGCCGGACCCGGTGCTGCAGCAGGTGGAGCACTTCGGGGACGCGACGGCGACGGTGAACGACGCGTTCCGCGCGGTCAGCCGGTACTTCGACCGCGTCACCCGGCCCGAGCAGCTGGTGGCGACGTTGCCGCAGGTCGCGCGGGTGCTCACCGATCCGGCCGACGCCGGGCCGGTCACGCTGGCGCTGCCGCAGGACGTGCAGGCCGAGACCTTCGACTTCCCGGACTCGCTGTTCGAGACCGTGGTGCACCGGGTGCCGCGACCACGGCCCGACGCACGCGAACTGGCCGACGCGGCGGCCGTGCTGCGGTCCGCTGAACGCCCGCTGCTCGTGCTCGGTGGCGGGGTTCGGTATTCGGGTGCCGGGGCGCGGGCGCTGACTTTCGCCGAGCGGCACGGCATCCCGCTGGTGGAGACCACCGCGGGCCGGACGCTGGTGCCGCACGACCACCCGCTGTACGGCGGTCCGCTGGGGATCACCGGCTCGACTTCGGCGAACGCGCTGGCCGGGGCGGCCGACGTGGTCTTCGCCATCGGCACGCGGTTGCAGGACTTCACCACCGCTTCGTGGACGGTCTTCGACGAGTCGGTGAAGCTGGTGACGCTGAACGCCGCGCGGTTCGACGCGGTGAAGCACGGCGCGCTGGCCGTCGTCGGGGATGCCGACGCTTCGCTGGCGGAGCTGGACCTCGGGGACTGGCGGGTCGACGCGGCCTGGTCCGCACGCGCGGCTTCGGAACGGGCGCGGTGGGACGCGCACATCACTTCGCTGCGGTCGGCTTCCGGGGAGCCGACGTACGCGCAGGTGGTCGGGGTGGTCAACGACCTGTCCGCGCCGGGCGACTACGTGATGACCGCTTCCGGCGGCCTGCCGGGCGAACTCATCGGCGGCTGGCGCGGCGGCGGCGAGGTCGCCATGGACGTGGAGTACGGCTTCTCGTGCATGGGCTACGAACTCGCCGGGGCGTGGGGCGCGGCGATGGCGTTGCCGGACCGGGTGGTGACCACACTCCTCGGCGACGGCTCGTACCTGATGCTGAACTCGGAACTGTTCTCCGCGGCCTTCGCCGGGCACCCGTTCGTCGCGGTGGTCTGCGACAACGACGGGTACGCGGTGATCGCGCGGCTGCAGGAAGGTCAGGGTGGGACGCCGTTCAACAACCAGTACGCGGACTGCCGGACAGTCCACGGCGAACCGCCGCGCGTGGACTTCGCCGCGCACGCGGAAGCGTTGGGGTGCCTGGTCTTCCGGGCCGGGAGCGTGGTGCACCTGCGCAGCGCGTACCAGAAGGCACGGGAAGCCGCGGCCGCCGAACGCCGCCCGGCCGTCGTCGTCATCCGAACCCGCCCGGACGCCTGGACCGACGCCGGCGCCTGGTGGGAAGTAGGCGTCCCTACCTCCCTCTCCGGCCACCCTGATCTTGTCGCGGGAAAGTCGCGCCAGCTACGCCACACGCGCCGCTGA
- a CDS encoding glycosyltransferase 87 family protein translates to MRTKSGLLRYWWAAVLGGVAAAVALIVSIIGRSHSDLEVYRFGVDALWGGRDLYGALPLADAGIPLPFIYPPFAAIVLSPLSAVPLGWAVVLLFAVNLASLGVTLYAVVRSRWSSWRGALAVAGVATPAALLLEPVRATFGYGQINLPLMGLVAADCLLFRGRYRGIGVGLAAAVKLTPMAFVLFFLVRRDFRATLTAFATFGAATGLGFLVAPSASARYWFDGLGGASGMGGTSFHTNQTVQAVLARFGLESGPATAVWLVVSALLLGLVVLAMRKADSAGALLVNATFALLVSPTSWSHHWVWIAPALLLLVLYGVRSWPWLLAATAVGAIFVLAPFRYYPAFDRPGLEWTVSQHWLGNCYVAVGVLTILAAAAWPRLSGACGVAGATFPRQDQGGRRGR, encoded by the coding sequence ATGCGCACGAAGTCCGGCCTGCTCCGGTACTGGTGGGCGGCCGTGCTCGGGGGCGTGGCGGCGGCCGTGGCGCTGATCGTGTCGATCATCGGGCGCTCGCACAGCGATCTCGAGGTGTACCGGTTCGGCGTCGACGCGCTGTGGGGCGGGCGCGACCTCTACGGCGCGCTGCCGCTGGCCGACGCGGGCATCCCGCTGCCGTTCATCTATCCGCCGTTCGCGGCGATCGTGCTGTCGCCGTTGTCGGCGGTGCCGCTGGGGTGGGCGGTGGTGCTGCTGTTCGCGGTCAACCTGGCCAGCCTGGGCGTGACGCTGTACGCGGTGGTGCGGTCGCGGTGGTCGTCGTGGCGGGGTGCGCTCGCGGTCGCCGGGGTGGCGACGCCGGCGGCGCTGCTGCTGGAACCGGTGCGCGCGACCTTCGGGTACGGCCAGATCAACCTGCCGCTGATGGGCCTGGTGGCGGCCGACTGCCTGCTGTTCCGCGGGCGGTACCGCGGGATCGGCGTGGGCCTCGCGGCCGCGGTGAAGCTGACGCCGATGGCGTTCGTGCTGTTCTTCCTGGTACGCCGTGATTTCCGGGCGACGCTGACGGCCTTCGCCACGTTCGGCGCCGCGACCGGGCTGGGTTTCCTGGTGGCCCCTTCGGCGTCGGCGCGCTACTGGTTCGACGGCCTCGGCGGCGCGTCGGGCATGGGCGGGACTTCCTTCCACACCAACCAGACCGTGCAGGCGGTGCTCGCGCGGTTCGGCTTGGAGTCCGGTCCGGCGACGGCGGTGTGGCTCGTGGTTTCCGCGCTGCTGTTGGGACTGGTCGTCCTGGCGATGCGGAAGGCGGACTCGGCCGGGGCGCTGCTGGTGAACGCGACGTTCGCGCTGCTGGTGTCGCCGACTTCGTGGTCGCACCACTGGGTGTGGATCGCCCCGGCCCTGCTGTTGCTGGTGCTCTACGGCGTGCGCTCGTGGCCCTGGCTCCTCGCGGCGACGGCCGTCGGGGCGATCTTCGTACTCGCGCCCTTCCGGTACTACCCGGCTTTCGACCGCCCAGGGCTGGAATGGACGGTTTCGCAGCACTGGCTGGGCAACTGCTACGTCGCCGTCGGTGTCCTCACGATCCTGGCGGCCGCCGCCTGGCCTCGCCTCAGCGGCGCGTGTGGCGTAGCTGGCGCGACTTTCCCGCGACAAGATCAGGGTGGCCGGAGAGGGAGGTAG
- a CDS encoding YciI family protein has product MRYLLMIGGDDEAAANEGCGGWTERMEDRGVLRAAIGLRPKEEAVTVRVRGDEVLRTDGPFAETKEQIGGFGVIECADLDEAVEIAAAHPVAHRGLIEIRPVVETG; this is encoded by the coding sequence ATGCGGTACCTGCTGATGATCGGCGGCGACGACGAGGCCGCCGCGAACGAGGGCTGTGGCGGCTGGACCGAGCGGATGGAGGACCGCGGTGTGCTCCGCGCCGCCATCGGGCTGCGGCCGAAGGAGGAGGCCGTCACCGTCCGCGTGCGCGGCGACGAGGTCCTGCGCACCGACGGCCCGTTCGCCGAGACCAAGGAGCAGATCGGCGGGTTCGGCGTGATCGAGTGCGCCGACCTGGACGAGGCCGTGGAGATCGCCGCCGCCCACCCGGTGGCACACCGGGGCCTGATCGAGATCCGGCCGGTCGTCGAAACGGGCTGA
- the iolC gene encoding 5-dehydro-2-deoxygluconokinase — MLEALTIGRVGVDLYPEQSGVPLAGVRSFAKSLGGTATNVAVAAARLGRRTAVLTKVGPDGFGDYVRQALTGFGVSPEHVGTAEDLQTPVVFCALDPPEDPPLLFYRSPIAPDLTLGEQDVPWDVVDEVPLLWVTGTGVCTEPARGTQRAILERRARRGHTVLDLDYRPMFWPDVATARAEIGWMLDHVTVAVGNRTEVEVAVGTGDPDEAARRLLDRGVRLAVIKKGADGVLVATPEGSWTVRPQRVEVVCGLGAGDGFGGALIHGLLSGWDPVRLATYANAAGALVASRLACADAMPTAAEIEEVL; from the coding sequence ATGCTGGAAGCGCTCACCATCGGCCGGGTCGGGGTGGACCTCTACCCCGAGCAGAGCGGCGTGCCGCTGGCCGGGGTGCGCAGCTTCGCCAAGTCGCTCGGCGGCACCGCGACCAACGTCGCGGTCGCCGCCGCGCGGCTCGGCAGGCGGACGGCGGTCCTCACGAAGGTCGGCCCGGACGGCTTCGGCGACTACGTGCGCCAGGCGCTGACCGGGTTCGGGGTCTCGCCGGAGCACGTCGGCACCGCCGAGGACCTGCAGACCCCGGTGGTCTTCTGCGCGCTCGACCCGCCGGAGGACCCGCCGCTGCTGTTCTACCGCTCCCCCATCGCCCCCGACCTGACCCTCGGCGAGCAGGACGTGCCGTGGGACGTGGTCGACGAGGTGCCGCTGCTGTGGGTGACCGGGACCGGGGTGTGCACCGAGCCCGCGCGCGGCACGCAACGCGCCATCCTCGAGCGGCGGGCGCGGCGCGGGCACACCGTGCTCGACCTGGACTACCGGCCGATGTTCTGGCCGGACGTGGCGACCGCCCGCGCGGAGATCGGCTGGATGCTCGACCACGTGACGGTCGCCGTCGGGAACCGGACTGAGGTGGAGGTCGCCGTCGGCACCGGCGATCCGGACGAGGCCGCGCGACGCCTGCTGGACCGGGGCGTGCGCCTGGCGGTGATCAAGAAGGGCGCCGACGGGGTGCTGGTCGCCACGCCGGAGGGCTCGTGGACCGTGCGGCCGCAACGGGTCGAGGTGGTCTGCGGCCTCGGGGCCGGTGACGGGTTCGGCGGCGCGCTGATCCACGGTCTGCTGTCCGGCTGGGATCCCGTGCGCCTGGCCACCTACGCCAACGCGGCGGGTGCGCTGGTCGCGTCCCGGCTGGCCTGCGCGGACGCCATGCCGACGGCCGCGGAGATCGAGGAGGTGCTGTGA
- a CDS encoding ABC transporter permease produces MTTTTLDERVGTTRLSDRLVVRPEIGALLGAVVVFAFFSITADQFLTGDGVATWLDDASTLGIMAVAVSLLMIGGEFDLSAGVMTASTALVTAILATQAGWNVWLALLASLVFALAVGAFNGWLVMRTGLPSFIVTLGTFLALQGLNLGVTRLVTGTVQVSGMRSADGYASSGFVFASTVEIGGTKFQISILWWIGFAAVAAWLLVRTRFGNWIFAVGGSPVSSRAVGVPVKRTKILLFMTTAVAGWLVGSINILRFASVQANQGIGLELQFIIAAVVGGCLLTGGFGSAIGAAIGALIFGMARQGIVFARWDSDWFMLFLGVMLLAAVLVNNTFRRRAERVRR; encoded by the coding sequence ATGACCACGACGACCCTGGACGAACGGGTGGGCACCACCCGGCTGAGCGACCGGCTGGTGGTGCGCCCGGAGATCGGCGCGCTGCTCGGCGCGGTGGTGGTGTTCGCCTTCTTCAGCATCACCGCCGACCAGTTCCTCACCGGCGACGGCGTGGCCACCTGGCTCGACGACGCCTCCACGCTCGGCATCATGGCGGTGGCGGTCTCGCTGCTGATGATCGGCGGCGAGTTCGACCTCTCGGCGGGCGTGATGACCGCGTCCACCGCGCTGGTCACCGCGATCCTGGCCACCCAGGCCGGTTGGAACGTGTGGCTGGCGCTGCTGGCCTCGCTGGTGTTCGCGCTCGCCGTGGGCGCGTTCAACGGCTGGCTGGTGATGCGCACCGGCCTGCCCAGCTTCATCGTCACGCTGGGCACCTTCCTCGCATTGCAGGGCCTGAACCTCGGCGTGACGCGGCTGGTCACCGGCACCGTGCAGGTCTCGGGCATGCGCAGCGCCGACGGGTACGCCTCCTCGGGCTTCGTGTTCGCCTCCACCGTGGAGATCGGCGGCACGAAGTTCCAGATCTCGATCCTGTGGTGGATCGGCTTCGCCGCGGTGGCCGCGTGGCTGCTGGTGCGCACCCGGTTCGGCAACTGGATCTTCGCCGTGGGCGGCTCGCCGGTCAGCTCGCGCGCGGTCGGCGTGCCGGTCAAGCGCACGAAGATCCTGCTGTTCATGACCACCGCGGTGGCGGGCTGGCTGGTCGGCTCGATCAACATCCTGCGCTTCGCCAGCGTGCAGGCCAACCAGGGCATCGGGCTGGAACTGCAGTTCATCATCGCCGCGGTGGTCGGCGGCTGCCTGCTCACCGGCGGTTTCGGCTCGGCGATCGGGGCCGCGATCGGCGCGCTGATCTTCGGCATGGCCCGTCAGGGCATCGTCTTCGCCCGCTGGGACAGCGACTGGTTCATGCTGTTCCTCGGCGTGATGCTGCTCGCGGCGGTACTGGTGAACAACACCTTCCGGCGACGCGCGGAGAGGGTACGACGTTGA
- a CDS encoding sugar ABC transporter substrate-binding protein yields MTSNRSGRLGLVAAAALLLAACTGPAAEEPPGGSSPEVPAETGPFRIAVISHGTAGDAFWNVVKNGAEDAGRALGVPVEYNSDGDPGNQAKLIDNAVAQRVGGLVVSMQNPEAVRPSIESAVRAGIPVVTINSGEEQSAAYGALTHIGQSEGVAGEQAGRKFKEAGGTKLLCVIHEAGNIGQNQRCDGAARGFGSAERLQVDISNPTDVQARIRGAVQTDPSIDAVLTLNSQVAANAVNAIEQVQSKAKVATFDLNADVVAAIKSGDVLFAVDQQQYEQGYLPVVFLKLYRDNRNVVGGGRPVLTGPDLVDKSTVDQIGAYVERGTR; encoded by the coding sequence ATGACGTCCAATCGCTCAGGAAGGCTCGGCCTGGTGGCCGCGGCGGCGTTGCTGCTCGCCGCGTGCACCGGGCCCGCCGCCGAAGAACCACCAGGGGGCAGCAGTCCGGAGGTGCCCGCCGAGACCGGCCCGTTCCGGATCGCGGTCATCTCCCACGGCACCGCCGGGGACGCCTTCTGGAACGTGGTCAAGAACGGCGCCGAGGACGCGGGCCGCGCGCTCGGCGTGCCGGTGGAGTACAACTCCGACGGGGATCCGGGCAACCAGGCCAAGCTGATCGACAACGCGGTCGCGCAGCGCGTCGGCGGGCTCGTGGTCTCCATGCAGAACCCCGAGGCGGTGCGGCCGTCGATCGAGAGCGCGGTCCGCGCGGGCATCCCGGTGGTCACCATCAACTCCGGCGAGGAGCAGAGCGCGGCCTACGGCGCGCTGACCCACATCGGCCAGAGCGAGGGCGTCGCCGGTGAGCAGGCCGGCCGCAAGTTCAAGGAGGCGGGCGGGACCAAGCTGCTCTGCGTGATCCACGAGGCGGGCAACATCGGGCAGAACCAGCGCTGCGATGGTGCCGCGCGCGGTTTCGGCTCGGCGGAGCGGTTGCAGGTGGACATCAGCAACCCGACCGACGTGCAGGCCCGCATCCGCGGCGCGGTGCAGACCGACCCGTCGATCGACGCGGTGCTCACGCTGAACTCGCAGGTGGCCGCGAACGCGGTGAACGCGATCGAGCAGGTGCAGTCGAAGGCGAAGGTGGCCACCTTCGACCTGAACGCCGACGTGGTCGCCGCGATCAAGAGCGGTGACGTGCTCTTCGCCGTGGACCAGCAGCAGTACGAACAGGGTTACCTGCCGGTGGTCTTCCTCAAGCTGTACCGGGACAACCGGAACGTGGTCGGCGGCGGCCGGCCGGTGCTGACCGGACCCGACCTCGTCGACAAGTCCACTGTGGACCAGATCGGCGCCTACGTGGAGCGGGGTACCCGATGA
- the iolB gene encoding 5-deoxy-glucuronate isomerase, whose product MSALHHPHGTLADGEDPILLTPEAAGWTYTGLRVLRLAAGTSRVVHTGEFEAFVLPLSGGCVVEVDGSRFDLAGRDSVFTRVTDFAYVPRDAEVTLSTVDGCELALPMARCTRRLTPEYGPAEDVPVEVRGSGQATRQVTNFGVPGVWDHADKLNACELLTPDGNWSSYPPHKHDEASECEVVNEEIYYFRIGGDGGFGLHRTYTADGELDENAAVRDGDVFLIPRGYHGPCVAPPGYPMYYLNVLAGPADERSMAFCDDPAHTWIRDTWAGQALDPRCPLTSAEGPVR is encoded by the coding sequence ATGAGCGCACTGCACCACCCGCACGGCACCCTCGCCGACGGCGAAGACCCGATCCTGCTCACCCCCGAGGCCGCGGGCTGGACCTACACCGGCTTGCGCGTCCTGCGGCTCGCCGCGGGCACCTCGCGGGTCGTGCACACCGGCGAGTTCGAGGCGTTCGTACTGCCGTTGTCCGGCGGGTGCGTGGTCGAGGTCGACGGCTCCCGGTTCGACCTGGCCGGCCGGGACTCGGTGTTCACCAGGGTCACCGACTTCGCCTACGTACCGAGGGACGCCGAAGTCACGCTGTCCACAGTGGACGGCTGCGAGCTGGCCCTGCCGATGGCCCGGTGCACGCGGCGGCTGACGCCGGAGTACGGCCCGGCCGAGGACGTGCCGGTGGAGGTGCGCGGCTCCGGTCAGGCCACCCGGCAGGTCACCAACTTCGGCGTGCCCGGGGTGTGGGACCACGCGGACAAGCTGAACGCCTGCGAACTGCTCACCCCCGACGGCAACTGGTCCTCCTACCCACCGCACAAGCACGACGAGGCGAGCGAGTGCGAAGTGGTCAACGAGGAGATCTACTACTTCCGGATCGGCGGGGACGGCGGCTTCGGCCTGCACCGGACCTACACCGCCGACGGCGAGCTGGACGAGAACGCGGCCGTGCGCGACGGCGACGTGTTCCTCATCCCGCGCGGCTACCACGGTCCGTGCGTAGCACCGCCGGGTTACCCGATGTACTACCTCAACGTGCTGGCCGGTCCGGCGGACGAGCGCTCGATGGCGTTCTGCGACGACCCGGCGCACACCTGGATCCGCGACACCTGGGCCGGGCAGGCGCTCGACCCGCGCTGCCCGCTCACCTCGGCGGAAGGACCGGTGCGATGA
- a CDS encoding ATP-binding cassette domain-containing protein, whose product MTTQNALIEVNGIGKTYGSVLALRDVSTVVNAGEVTCVLGDNGAGKSTLIKILAGVHQHDTGEFKVDGEPVRFASPREALDRGIATVYQDLAVVPLMSVWRNFFLGSEPTRGFGPIRWLDRKQCRETTKTALADLGIDLRDVEQPVGTLSGGERQCVAIARAIHFGAKVLILDEPTAALGVKQAGVVLKYVAQARDRGLGVVLITHNPHHAYPVADRFLLLKRGVALGAYEKSEIGIEELTRQMAGGAELEALEHELRSVEAP is encoded by the coding sequence TTGACGACACAGAACGCCTTGATCGAGGTCAACGGCATCGGCAAGACCTACGGCAGCGTCCTCGCGCTGCGTGACGTGTCCACTGTGGTCAACGCCGGTGAGGTCACCTGCGTGCTCGGCGACAACGGCGCCGGGAAGTCCACACTGATCAAGATCCTGGCCGGGGTGCACCAGCACGACACCGGCGAGTTCAAGGTGGACGGTGAGCCGGTGCGGTTCGCCTCGCCACGCGAAGCGCTCGACCGCGGGATCGCCACGGTCTACCAGGACCTGGCCGTGGTGCCGCTGATGAGCGTGTGGCGCAACTTCTTCCTCGGCTCCGAACCCACCCGGGGTTTCGGCCCGATCCGGTGGCTGGATCGCAAGCAGTGCCGGGAAACCACCAAGACCGCGCTGGCCGATCTCGGCATCGACCTGCGTGACGTGGAACAGCCGGTGGGCACGCTTTCCGGCGGTGAACGGCAGTGCGTGGCGATCGCGCGCGCGATCCACTTCGGCGCGAAGGTGCTGATCCTGGACGAACCGACCGCCGCGCTCGGGGTGAAGCAGGCCGGGGTGGTGCTCAAGTACGTGGCCCAGGCACGCGACCGCGGGCTGGGCGTCGTGCTGATCACGCACAACCCGCACCACGCCTACCCGGTGGCGGACCGGTTCCTGCTGCTCAAGCGCGGGGTCGCGCTCGGGGCGTACGAGAAGTCCGAGATCGGCATCGAGGAGCTGACCCGGCAGATGGCAGGCGGCGCCGAACTGGAGGCGCTGGAGCACGAACTGCGGTCGGTGGAGGCACCCTGA